A single genomic interval of Streptomyces sp. BA2 harbors:
- a CDS encoding ABC-F family ATP-binding cassette domain-containing protein — translation MPLPTTPSASLTCSALTFQWPDGTSVFDGLSVSIGRGRTGLVGANGTGKSTLLRLLAGQLRPSQGSVTAGGSLAYLPQNITLDTTLRVDQALGIAERRAALRAIESGDVREEHFETLGDDWDVEERALAQLGSLGLGDVELDRTVGQLSGGETVLLRLAALLLERPDVLLLDEPTNNLDLFARRRLYEAVDSWRSGVLVVVSHDLDLLERVDRIAELRAGSVSWYGGGWSAYEEALATEQEAAGRMLRAAEADVRRQKRELEETQVKVARRQRHSKKMDAQRRAPRIVAGEKKRSAQESGDKLRGLHEERLNEARERREEAADAIRNDAEIRVSLPHTAVPAGRTVLTLRELRPRFGKLRDGSLHVQGPERIALVGRNGAGKTTLLRTLTGELAPLSGEVRTSVPLRFLPQRLDVLDDALSVAANVSRLAPGLTDNQIRSQLARFLFKGARAEQLAGTLSGGERFRAALAAMMLAAPAPQLLMLDEPTNNLDLASVRQLTGALESYEGALLIASHDLTFLESVGITRWVLVAEELQETTSDEVRDLLAAPGRGDAGESSA, via the coding sequence ATGCCTCTGCCCACGACACCCAGCGCCTCCCTGACCTGCTCCGCCCTGACGTTCCAGTGGCCGGACGGCACGAGCGTCTTCGATGGTCTCTCCGTCAGCATCGGCCGGGGCCGCACCGGGCTCGTCGGCGCCAACGGCACCGGCAAGTCCACCCTGTTGCGTTTGCTCGCCGGTCAACTGCGCCCGTCCCAGGGCTCGGTGACCGCCGGCGGCAGCCTCGCCTACCTGCCGCAGAACATCACCCTCGACACGACCCTGCGCGTCGACCAGGCCCTGGGCATCGCCGAGCGGCGCGCCGCACTGCGTGCCATCGAATCCGGTGACGTACGCGAGGAGCACTTCGAGACGCTCGGCGACGACTGGGACGTCGAGGAGCGAGCCCTGGCCCAGCTGGGGTCACTCGGCCTCGGCGACGTCGAACTCGACCGGACCGTGGGCCAGTTGTCCGGCGGGGAGACCGTGCTGCTGCGCCTCGCCGCACTGCTCCTGGAGCGCCCGGACGTCCTCCTCCTCGACGAACCGACCAACAACCTCGACCTGTTCGCGCGCCGCAGACTCTACGAGGCCGTCGACTCCTGGCGCTCCGGCGTCCTCGTCGTGGTCAGCCACGACCTCGACCTGCTCGAACGTGTCGACCGCATCGCCGAACTGCGCGCCGGCTCGGTGAGTTGGTACGGCGGCGGCTGGTCCGCCTACGAGGAAGCGCTGGCCACCGAGCAGGAAGCGGCAGGACGGATGCTGCGGGCCGCGGAGGCCGACGTACGCCGCCAGAAGCGCGAACTGGAGGAGACCCAGGTCAAGGTGGCCCGCCGCCAGCGTCACAGCAAGAAGATGGACGCCCAGCGGCGCGCCCCGCGCATCGTGGCGGGGGAGAAGAAGCGCTCCGCGCAGGAGTCCGGGGACAAGCTCCGGGGCCTGCACGAGGAGCGGCTCAACGAGGCACGCGAGCGGCGCGAGGAGGCGGCGGACGCGATCCGCAACGACGCGGAGATCCGCGTCAGCCTCCCGCACACCGCTGTGCCCGCGGGCCGCACGGTGCTGACCCTGCGCGAACTGCGCCCTCGCTTCGGCAAGTTGCGGGATGGCAGCCTGCATGTGCAGGGGCCCGAACGGATCGCTCTCGTCGGGCGCAACGGCGCCGGCAAGACGACGCTGCTGCGCACCCTCACCGGGGAATTGGCACCCCTGTCCGGCGAGGTCAGGACGTCGGTGCCGCTGCGGTTCCTGCCGCAGCGCCTGGATGTGCTCGACGACGCTCTGAGCGTCGCGGCGAACGTCTCCCGCCTTGCTCCCGGGCTCACCGACAACCAGATCCGTTCCCAGCTGGCGCGCTTCCTCTTCAAGGGGGCACGCGCCGAACAACTGGCGGGCACCCTCTCGGGCGGCGAGCGCTTCCGTGCCGCGCTCGCGGCGATGATGCTCGCCGCCCCGGCCCCTCAGCTGCTGATGCTCGACGAGCCGACCAACAACCTGGACCTGGCCAGCGTGCGCCAGCTGACCGGCGCACTGGAGTCGTACGAGGGCGCGCTCCTGATCGCAAGCCACGACCTGACGTTCCTGGAGTCGGTCGGCATCACGCGCTGGGTGCTCGTCGCGGAGGAACTCCAGGAGACCACCTCGGACGAGGTCCGCGATCTCCTGGCAGCGCCGGGCCGGGGTGATGCGGGAGAATCCTCGGCCTAG
- a CDS encoding damage-control phosphatase ARMT1 family protein gives MNDAVDAPVILSNEPGSFPRSVLAERHPALIKKVRDAFPYGPRQHRALDALLVQATEGVIEPLGPEAHDRHLWDEWGREYFGLSWFDVPFLWAESYFYRQLLAAVGYFEAGPWQGIDPFRPFKQAELHTGEADEELAALDRLAPRPVDEQRQALLLGSLWGNRADLGFAVGGGGAGAVDSRLVADDSELLWSLLPEGGAATLCLVADNAGRELLPDLILIDHLLRHQRAERAVLHVKPYPYYVSDAMTADVIDCLRRLNGARGAAAEVGERLWSAMGDGRLEVRSHTFSCAPLPYARMSDDLRQEFADADVTVMKGDLNYRRLVGDQLWPATTPFEERTAYFPGPVAALRTLKSDVIVGLDERTEATLVAEHGQGWRTSGTHALIQARR, from the coding sequence ATGAACGACGCAGTCGACGCCCCCGTCATCCTGAGCAACGAGCCCGGCTCGTTCCCCAGGAGCGTGCTCGCCGAGCGGCACCCCGCGCTCATCAAGAAGGTGCGCGACGCCTTCCCCTACGGTCCGCGGCAGCATCGCGCCCTCGACGCCCTCCTTGTGCAGGCCACGGAGGGGGTGATCGAACCGCTGGGACCCGAGGCGCACGACCGTCACCTGTGGGACGAGTGGGGACGCGAGTACTTCGGTCTGTCCTGGTTCGACGTGCCCTTCCTGTGGGCCGAGAGCTACTTCTACCGCCAACTCCTCGCCGCTGTCGGGTACTTCGAGGCGGGGCCCTGGCAGGGGATCGATCCGTTCCGCCCCTTCAAGCAGGCGGAACTCCACACCGGGGAGGCCGACGAGGAACTGGCCGCGCTCGACCGGCTCGCCCCGCGGCCCGTCGACGAGCAGCGTCAGGCCCTGCTCCTGGGCTCACTGTGGGGCAACCGCGCGGACCTGGGCTTCGCCGTGGGCGGCGGCGGTGCCGGGGCCGTCGACTCGCGTCTCGTCGCCGACGACTCCGAGCTGCTGTGGTCCCTGCTGCCCGAGGGCGGCGCGGCCACGCTGTGCCTGGTCGCGGACAACGCCGGACGCGAGCTGCTTCCCGACCTCATCCTGATCGACCACCTGCTGCGGCACCAGCGGGCCGAACGGGCCGTTCTGCACGTCAAGCCCTACCCGTACTACGTCTCGGACGCCATGACCGCCGACGTGATCGACTGCCTGCGCCGGCTGAACGGCGCGCGGGGCGCCGCGGCGGAGGTGGGCGAACGCCTGTGGTCGGCGATGGGCGACGGCCGGCTCGAAGTCCGCAGCCACACCTTCTCCTGCGCCCCGCTGCCGTACGCGCGGATGTCCGACGACCTGCGCCAGGAATTCGCCGACGCCGACGTGACCGTCATGAAGGGCGACCTGAACTACCGGCGCCTGGTCGGCGACCAGTTGTGGCCCGCCACCACGCCGTTCGAGGAGCGCACGGCGTACTTCCCGGGACCGGTGGCCGCCCTGCGGACACTGAAGTCCGACGTGATCGTCGGACTCGACGAGCGGACCGAGGCGACGCTCGTCGCCGAACACGGCCAGGGGTGGCGCACCAGCGGGACCCACGCCCTGATCCAGGCACGGCGGTGA